Within the Bacteroidota bacterium genome, the region TTAAAAATATTCCTGATACTTGTATACAAAGGCTTTAAGCGATCGTACATCTTATTATAAACTTCTTTATATATCCTGTCATACATGTCATGATTTTCTTTGTTGGGATGGAAAATCTTATCGGCGCATGTCATTTTTTTAGCGGCTTCCTCAAAGCTATTGTACCATCCAAGCGCAACAGCTGTATCGATTGCAGCACCTAAAGCAGATGTTTCGTAGGTATGCGGTCGTACTGCAGGAATTCCAAATACATCAGCAGTAATTTGCATAATAATATCACTTTGCGACCCCCCTCCCGACACTACTATTTTTCCGGGATTAATACCCGTTTTTCTTTTTGTGTGCTCAAAACCGTTTCTCAAAGCATAAGCCAAACCTTCAATAATTGCTCTGTAAATATGCTTTCGGGTATGAACATCTCCAAATCCTATTATTGCACCTTTCGCTTCAAGTCCCGGATTTTTAACTCCTGCCGACCAGTATGGCTGCAATGTCAATCCCATTGCTCCGGGTGGAATATCACAAATAAGTTCATCCAGAAGTTTCTCGGGCTCTACCCCCAACTCTTTCGCCTTTTCCACTTCTTTCGATCCAAATTCGTTTTTAAACCAGTCAATCATCCAAAAACCTCTGTAAACCATTACTTCGGTATTGTATTTACCGGGGATAGCACTAGGATAAGGAGGAAAAAAAGGTTGAAGTTCAACATATTTTTCAGAAACCGACTGAACAGTTGCTGTTGTGCCATAACTCAGACAAACGGTTGAACTGTCAACTACTCCGCTACCCAAAACCTCTGCCGACTTATCGGCCGAAGCAGCTATTACCGGAATACCTTCATTTAAACCTGTAAGTTGCGCTACCTCTTTGCTTATTCGTCCAATCTCCTCTCCCGGCTTCACCAATTCAGGTAATTTTTCCTCATCGACATCAAACATCACCTTTCTAACATTGGTATATTTTTTAATCCACCTGTGCTTTTTGTAATTAAAGGGGAGATATCCCACCTGATTTGCAACACTATCCCTGAATTTCCCGGTTAGCCTGAAATTTATAAAACCCGACAGAAGCAGATATTTAGAAGTCTTCGCCCATATTTCGGGTTGATTTTGCTTAATCCAGTTTACTTCTGCCTCCCTATAGGCATAATCGGCTGCCCCAAGCATATTTATAAACCACAGCCCTACTTTTTTTACTAAGCCTATCCAGTTTTCAGCCTTTGCCTGACGACGGTCGAGCCAGATAATTGCAGGACGCAATACATTATTGTCTTTATCGAGATTTACTACGGTACCCCGCTGTGTAGTAAGCGTCACAGCTTTAATCATACCGGCTTTATCTCCATTTCTGCCTATAACAGCCTTCATTGCCTTTACTGCTACATCCCAAAACAACTCAGGATCCTGTTCGGCCCACCCCGGATTTTCGCTGTAATAAGCCTGAATTTTTATTTTTTCAATATCACTAATTTCGCCCGTTTCGGAAATCAGCACTGCACGGGTTGACTGAGTCCCTATATCGATCGACAATATGAATTTTGCAGACATACTTTTATTATAGTTAAGGGTAAAAACTATCCAAATGTATCATTTTAAATTAAACGTAACGAAAAAGAAACTGTACTTCAACCGAAAAAACACAAATATGATCTGCATCATAAATATTTATTTACTCATTCTTTATATATTTGCACACTTAAAAATAAAAAACAGAATAAAAATTATATTATATGGCAATTGAAGTTTTAGAAACAAGATGGCTCGAAGACATGTCTTTCGAATCTGAGATAAACGGTCACAAAATAATATTAGATGCTGATGAAGCTGTTGGAGGAAAAGACAGAGGGCCTCGTCCAAAACCAATGATTTTGGAAGCACTTGCAGGATGTACTGCTATGGATGTCATTTCTCTTTCTAAAAAAATGAGAGTTGAATTAGACGAATTCAAAGTTGTTGTAAAAGGTACTGTAAGAGACGAACACCCTAAATATTTTACCCACATACACCTGCAATGGGTGTTTACAGGTAAAAACATGGACCATGCAAAACTTGAAAAAGCGTGTAACTTGTCAAAAGACCGTTACTGCGGGGTTTTCTACATGCTTCAGAAGTCTTCAGAAATAACAACTGAGATTATCTATAACGAAGATTAATTTTATATTTTGGCCGCCCTGCCTACCGCAGGCAGGCATACGGGCTATCCGCTGTACTCCGCAAGCCAAAATAAAGTTCATAATAAATAATACAGGGGCTTCCTTTTGGTCGCCTCTGTATTAACCAGAGTTCGACGAGAGGTTTACACACAGAAATTCAAAAGTGTGCAATTCTCTCGTCGAACTCTGGTTATTATTTTTATTCACATTTATTTCAGCCCGCGGGGTGCCGCTCCTATCCCTGGCGGAAAGTAGTCAGGGATCAACCCAAAAATCTGGGGATTAAAATTAATTCCAAGGCAAAAGTAAAAAGGCACCTGCCTGCGTGACTCAGTCAGACAGGAAAGTAAAAAGTTATATTTCAATTTGGTTTTATTGGCTATTGTACCTAAGATATTCATTAGTTGTCCTGATTCATTTATTAAATCTTAAATCAGCATTCGTTAATCATTATTCGTCAATCAGTTTTAATGATTTATGAACCTCTCTGCTCCTATCCCCGGTGGAAAGAATAAAAACGATTATCTTTTTTTCATAAATAAGAATTGTTTTACTTTTGCTTATAATTTATAAAGAGAAGCTTCATGAAGAACCTTGTAGTACTTTCAGGTGCGGGAATTAGCAAAGAAAGTGGTTTAGACACCTTTAGGGATGCCGACGGTATGTGGAAAGAATACGACCCTAGAGAACTGGCCTCTACAGTTGCTTTAGCCAACAACCCCGGGAGAGTTATGGAGTTCTACAACATGCGAAGAAAAAAAATGTGGGGTGCCGATCCCAATGCTGCCCATCGTTGTCTGGCAGAGCTCGAAAAAAAATACAATATTACCATAATCACACAAAATGTTGACGACCTGCACGAAAGAGCCGGATCGAAAAACATTATTCATATTCACGGCGAATTGGGCAAAGTGAGAAGCAGTTCAAACCCTGACAATATTATTGAAGTAGAAAAAGGCCGGGAAATAAACCTTGGCGATTTAGCCTCTGACGGATCTCAGCTACGCCCGCATGTTGTATTATTTGGCGAACCGGTACCAAAAATGGCCGAAGCAATTGAAATTACAAAAAAAGCGGATATCTTTATTGTTGTTGGTACATCACTGCAGGTTTATCCCGCTGCAGAGCTGATCGACTTTACAAACAGTAACTGCGAAACTTATATTGTAGACCCCGAAAAGCCAAGTGTTCAGGAAAAAAGCAACAGGTATTTTATTGTTGAAAAAGCTACTTCAGGACTTCCTAAATTAGTTCACAAGCTTCTTGATGAATAATCTGCCTTAATTACTGTTTAGTTTTTACATAAAACTGTTTACGAGGGTATAGAAAATCCGATTAACGCATTATGAATCTTCAAAAGCAAATACTGGTTGAACACTCTGCTAAAAATGCAGAAACAGTGGCTACTATTGTAGAAAACAATCCCGATGTGTACCTCAAGGAACTTATCGATTTAATTTTACTTGGCGATAAACTTACAGCACAAAGAGCCGCATGGTCATTAGCAAAATTCTCCCCCGAATTTTATATTGAACTTGTTCCCTATCTGGATTTTATTCTGGAGGAAGTAAAAAATGCAAAACACGTAGCCGTATCACGAAACTTTGCAAGAGTATTCAGAATAATTACCAATCCGAAAAATGATTACCCCCTCAGTGATACTCAAATAGATGCTATAGCTGAAGTATCATTCTCTTTCCTGATCGATCCAGAAGAAAAAGCTGCAGTAATTGCATTTTCAATGTTTACCTTACAAAATCTTATCCACAAACGATCGTGGATTGCTCCGGAACTAAAAATATATGTTGAAAATAATATATCAGGAGGCTTACCTTCTTTTCAATCGGTAGGACGCAAGATTTTAAAATCGATAAATAGCGCAAAAAAATAAAGCTGCCCTTTGCAACCGTTATGCGGCAGGGATAGCAGCGACAGCTTTTTTGTTGAAAATATTGTGACATTATTACTTTGAGAGCGACTCCGGAGCTCCTCAAAGTAATTTAGTGGAACATATTTACACAAAAAACTATAGCGAATAGCCCGGCAGCCGCTCAAAAACAATTATTTATCCCCCCATAAAAAGCTTCCTTAATTAAGCATTTTTTTCCATTTAGCTGCATTATGTTCTTTAGGTATTATTATCTTTGTTTGCTTATAAGGATAAATAAATTAAGCATAATGTCTCTTAATCCATTAAAAGCGATATCTCCTATAGATGGACGGTATCATTCTAAAACTTTGGAGCTCTCTGAATACTTTTCTGAAGAAGCCCTGATCAAGTATCGTGTAAAAGTTGAAATTGAATACTTTATTGCTTTGAGCGATATTCCTATTCCCCAGTTAAAATCGTTCGACCATACAAAGTATGATGAATTGCGTGCTATTTACAGAGAGTTTAGCTTGAAAGATGCTGAATTTGTAAAAGATATTGAGAATACAACAAATCACGATGTAAAAGCTGTAGAATATTTCATCAAAAAGAAATTTGACGAAATGGGACTGGAAGAGTTCAAGGAATTTATACACTTTGGATTAACATCTCAGGACATAAACAATACTTCGGTACCACTTTCATTGAGAAACGGAATTAAAGAAGTATATATACCTATTATCACCGAACTGATAGAGTACTTACACGAACTGGCTGCCGAATGGAAAGAAGTTCCGATGCTGGCCAGAACTCACGGTCAACCGGCATCTCCTACAAGATTAGGCAAAGAGATCATGGTATTTATCGAAAGACTGAATCAGCAGATCGACACATTGGAAAAAATTCCTTTTAGTGCCAAATTTGGTGGAGCAACAGGTAATTTTAACGCTCATTACGCAGCTTATCCTAATTATGACTGGATTAATTTTGCAAATGTTTTTGTAGATGATGTTTTAGGCCTGAAACGTTCGCACCCGACAACACAGATTGAGCATTACGATAATATGGCTGCAACTTTTGATGCCCTAAAACGTATAAACTCAATTTTGATAGACCTCGACAGAGATATGTGGACATACATATCGATGGACTATTTTAAGCAAAAAATTAAGAAAGGTGAAGTAGGTTCATCGGCAATGCCACACAAGGTTAACCCGATAGACTTTGAAAATTCTGAAGGTAACTTAGGTATAGCCAACGCTATTTACGAGCATCTGGCTGCCAAACTACCTGTTTCGCGCCTGCAAAGAGACCTTACAGATTCTACGGTATTAAG harbors:
- a CDS encoding OsmC family protein codes for the protein MAIEVLETRWLEDMSFESEINGHKIILDADEAVGGKDRGPRPKPMILEALAGCTAMDVISLSKKMRVELDEFKVVVKGTVRDEHPKYFTHIHLQWVFTGKNMDHAKLEKACNLSKDRYCGVFYMLQKSSEITTEIIYNED
- the purB gene encoding adenylosuccinate lyase — translated: MSLNPLKAISPIDGRYHSKTLELSEYFSEEALIKYRVKVEIEYFIALSDIPIPQLKSFDHTKYDELRAIYREFSLKDAEFVKDIENTTNHDVKAVEYFIKKKFDEMGLEEFKEFIHFGLTSQDINNTSVPLSLRNGIKEVYIPIITELIEYLHELAAEWKEVPMLARTHGQPASPTRLGKEIMVFIERLNQQIDTLEKIPFSAKFGGATGNFNAHYAAYPNYDWINFANVFVDDVLGLKRSHPTTQIEHYDNMAATFDALKRINSILIDLDRDMWTYISMDYFKQKIKKGEVGSSAMPHKVNPIDFENSEGNLGIANAIYEHLAAKLPVSRLQRDLTDSTVLRNIGVPIAHSLIGIKSTLKGMKKALLNKEKLAEDLENNWAVVAEAIQTVLRREQFPNPYEALKGLTRKNEKVTQKTISEFIDTLDVSDEIKAELKDFSPSNYLGF
- a CDS encoding FGGY-family carbohydrate kinase; this encodes MSAKFILSIDIGTQSTRAVLISETGEISDIEKIKIQAYYSENPGWAEQDPELFWDVAVKAMKAVIGRNGDKAGMIKAVTLTTQRGTVVNLDKDNNVLRPAIIWLDRRQAKAENWIGLVKKVGLWFINMLGAADYAYREAEVNWIKQNQPEIWAKTSKYLLLSGFINFRLTGKFRDSVANQVGYLPFNYKKHRWIKKYTNVRKVMFDVDEEKLPELVKPGEEIGRISKEVAQLTGLNEGIPVIAASADKSAEVLGSGVVDSSTVCLSYGTTATVQSVSEKYVELQPFFPPYPSAIPGKYNTEVMVYRGFWMIDWFKNEFGSKEVEKAKELGVEPEKLLDELICDIPPGAMGLTLQPYWSAGVKNPGLEAKGAIIGFGDVHTRKHIYRAIIEGLAYALRNGFEHTKRKTGINPGKIVVSGGGSQSDIIMQITADVFGIPAVRPHTYETSALGAAIDTAVALGWYNSFEEAAKKMTCADKIFHPNKENHDMYDRIYKEVYNKMYDRLKPLYTSIRNIF
- a CDS encoding NAD-dependent deacylase, whose amino-acid sequence is MKNLVVLSGAGISKESGLDTFRDADGMWKEYDPRELASTVALANNPGRVMEFYNMRRKKMWGADPNAAHRCLAELEKKYNITIITQNVDDLHERAGSKNIIHIHGELGKVRSSSNPDNIIEVEKGREINLGDLASDGSQLRPHVVLFGEPVPKMAEAIEITKKADIFIVVGTSLQVYPAAELIDFTNSNCETYIVDPEKPSVQEKSNRYFIVEKATSGLPKLVHKLLDE